From the Candidatus Krumholzibacteriota bacterium genome, one window contains:
- the secA gene encoding preprotein translocase subunit SecA gives MFKGILEKFFGDRKTRLMKTLSPDIEAVKEWSVKYRELSKEEVSRKTEEFISRLSEGETTDDIMHEAFGLVHETCRRNVGNKWGVAGHEIEWDMIPYDVQIAGAICLHRGSIVEMATGEGKTLVATMPLYLNALEKKGASLVTVNDYLAKRDAEWMSGIYQYLGVTVGCLQNEMMTDERREAYSCDITYGTNNEFGFDYLRDNMKLELEEQVQREHRYAIIDEVDSVLIDEARTPLIISGPVPGSSIRDDFELLRSRVENLVKKQKRMVNNILKDLSLSDSENEGKDEYEIGKILLLARRGDPKNKRFMKLRKKTGYERMMLSVEADYMREKKLHMLDEELFIVIDEKAGTVDLTEKGREALSSADRELFVLPDLGQKLHEIDADASLSNKEKIRKKDNAYREYASKSEKIHNFNQLLKAYTLFEKDVEYVVQEGKVLIVDEFTGRLMPGRRFSDGLHQALEAKERVKVEGETQTFATITLQNYFRMYDKLAGMTGTAETEEEEFHKIYDLDVEVVPTNRPVRRIDYDDKIYKTKREKVQAIINEIKRLNGKGLPILVGTISVDFSETLSRMLKREGISHNVLNAKHHKKEAEIVAYAGKTGAVTIATNMAGRGTDIKLEKGVVKCENCCIDCENPEECEDCDDDKISACIQDMPCGLHIIGTERHESRRIDRQLRGRSGRQGDPGASKFFISLEDDLMRLFGSDRVSAIMDKLGLEEGESIQHSFITKAISKSQKRVEMYNFGIRKRLLEYDDVMNKQREVIYDQRNEILRSEKLDQLVSVFIEEYIGSVIEKYLPENAYKEDWDIEAAALELEQIFIVPFEVPEEKEDEFIDPVSIRDAFVKKAHEAYEIRKSTISPEIMSKLEKMVMLQSIDAKWMEHLRELDNLKEGIHLRSYAQKDPVIEYKQEAFALFTDVLDDINKSVLWGLFHARLEKDRKEKEKGRTVHEVTDAYSSPGVKDDKLTRARQMSADEAGKSGRKTVQRKRRKIGRNEPCPCGSGKKYKNCCGRK, from the coding sequence GTGTTTAAGGGTATTCTAGAAAAATTCTTCGGTGATCGAAAAACAAGACTGATGAAGACACTCAGTCCTGATATAGAAGCTGTAAAAGAATGGAGTGTTAAATACAGGGAACTTTCAAAGGAGGAAGTTTCAAGAAAAACCGAGGAATTCATAAGCAGGCTTTCGGAAGGTGAAACAACTGATGATATTATGCATGAAGCCTTCGGTTTGGTTCATGAAACTTGCAGGAGAAATGTTGGAAATAAGTGGGGCGTAGCCGGGCATGAAATAGAATGGGATATGATTCCGTACGATGTTCAGATTGCCGGCGCGATTTGTCTTCACAGAGGCTCTATTGTCGAGATGGCCACCGGAGAAGGCAAGACACTTGTTGCAACGATGCCGCTATATCTTAACGCGCTCGAGAAAAAGGGCGCTTCACTTGTAACCGTAAATGACTATTTAGCCAAACGAGACGCTGAATGGATGTCGGGGATATACCAATATCTCGGAGTTACTGTGGGATGCCTTCAGAACGAGATGATGACTGATGAAAGAAGAGAGGCTTATAGTTGCGATATTACTTATGGCACGAACAATGAGTTCGGCTTCGATTATCTCAGGGATAATATGAAACTTGAATTGGAAGAACAAGTTCAACGGGAACACCGCTATGCTATTATTGACGAGGTCGACAGTGTTCTAATCGATGAAGCGAGAACTCCCCTTATTATATCCGGTCCTGTACCCGGCTCATCTATTAGAGATGATTTTGAATTGCTGAGAAGCCGTGTGGAGAATTTAGTTAAGAAGCAAAAGAGAATGGTAAATAATATCTTAAAGGATCTTTCCTTATCTGATTCGGAAAACGAAGGGAAAGATGAATATGAGATTGGGAAGATCCTTCTTCTTGCCCGCAGGGGAGACCCAAAAAATAAAAGGTTTATGAAACTGAGGAAAAAGACAGGATACGAAAGAATGATGCTTTCTGTTGAAGCAGATTACATGAGGGAGAAGAAACTCCACATGCTCGATGAAGAGCTGTTTATCGTAATTGACGAAAAAGCGGGAACTGTGGATCTTACTGAGAAGGGGAGAGAGGCACTTAGCAGCGCTGACAGAGAATTGTTCGTTCTTCCTGACTTGGGGCAGAAACTCCATGAAATCGATGCCGACGCGTCACTCTCCAACAAAGAAAAAATTAGAAAGAAAGACAACGCATACCGTGAATATGCCTCGAAGAGTGAAAAAATTCATAATTTCAATCAACTCCTTAAAGCATACACACTCTTTGAAAAAGATGTTGAATACGTTGTGCAGGAGGGGAAGGTGCTGATTGTCGACGAATTTACCGGGAGACTCATGCCGGGCAGAAGATTCAGCGACGGGCTTCATCAAGCTCTCGAAGCTAAGGAAAGAGTAAAAGTAGAAGGAGAAACACAAACCTTCGCTACAATTACCCTTCAAAATTATTTTAGAATGTATGATAAACTCGCGGGTATGACTGGAACCGCTGAAACAGAAGAAGAAGAATTTCATAAGATATACGATCTGGATGTTGAGGTTGTTCCTACCAATAGACCGGTTCGGCGAATAGATTATGACGACAAGATATACAAAACAAAAAGGGAAAAGGTACAGGCGATAATCAATGAAATAAAGAGACTGAACGGAAAGGGATTACCTATACTTGTAGGAACAATATCTGTTGATTTTTCTGAGACCCTCAGCCGGATGTTAAAGAGAGAGGGGATATCTCATAACGTATTGAACGCGAAACATCATAAGAAGGAAGCGGAGATAGTAGCGTACGCGGGAAAAACGGGTGCTGTAACTATAGCTACAAATATGGCGGGGAGGGGAACAGATATTAAACTGGAAAAGGGAGTTGTAAAGTGTGAAAACTGCTGTATAGACTGTGAAAATCCCGAAGAGTGTGAAGATTGCGATGATGACAAAATAAGTGCCTGCATTCAAGATATGCCATGCGGTCTTCACATTATAGGAACCGAGAGGCATGAAAGTCGTCGAATTGACAGACAGCTTAGAGGAAGATCCGGAAGACAGGGTGATCCGGGAGCTTCAAAATTCTTTATTTCGCTTGAGGATGACCTTATGAGGCTCTTCGGTTCGGACCGGGTTTCCGCGATTATGGATAAGCTTGGGCTTGAAGAGGGAGAATCAATACAGCACAGCTTTATTACAAAAGCAATATCCAAATCTCAGAAACGTGTTGAAATGTATAACTTCGGTATTAGAAAAAGACTTCTTGAATATGATGATGTTATGAACAAACAGCGCGAGGTAATATACGATCAACGTAATGAGATTCTCCGCAGCGAAAAACTCGACCAGCTTGTAAGCGTTTTCATCGAGGAATATATTGGTTCAGTAATTGAAAAGTATCTTCCTGAAAATGCGTATAAGGAAGATTGGGATATTGAAGCGGCAGCTTTGGAGCTGGAACAGATCTTCATAGTGCCGTTTGAAGTTCCCGAAGAGAAAGAAGATGAATTTATCGACCCTGTTTCCATAAGAGACGCTTTTGTGAAAAAAGCTCACGAAGCCTATGAAATAAGAAAATCTACAATATCTCCTGAGATAATGTCTAAACTGGAAAAGATGGTCATGCTCCAAAGTATTGACGCTAAGTGGATGGAACATCTGCGCGAACTTGATAATTTGAAAGAGGGAATACATTTGAGGTCATACGCCCAGAAAGATCCTGTAATAGAATATAAACAGGAAGCTTTCGCTCTCTTTACCGATGTTCTGGATGATATAAACAAGTCGGTTCTTTGGGGATTGTTTCACGCCAGGCTCGAAAAAGACCGTAAAGAGAAAGAAAAAGGTCGTACAGTACACGAAGTAACAGACGCTTACAGCAGTCCCGGCGTAAAGGATGATAAATTAACGAGGGCGAGGCAAATGAGTGCCGATGAAGCCGGTAAATCAGGAAGAAAGACAGTACAGCGTAAACGTAGAAAAATAGGAAGAAATGAACCTTGTCCGTGCGGAAGCGGTAAAAAATATAAAAACTGTTGCGGAAGAAAGTGA
- a CDS encoding PQQ-binding-like beta-propeller repeat protein — MRKTAFVCYGNSPRDRAFVYNEIPRNEKGEEFFVFILPGNPRWSAKLREFFRIAISTSRMGSSRSYFIRLLSNIRESLTAEADLKEIFSGSIILFLIKRGNEIYFLHNRELNIVCGDSSNQSGDIYRLTAIENLTENINKGQPDLFNKSIEELFLLRKVRELPEKHTLIFTPSAEFADRYGELFLDSVFFPSFEVPDSGGIRVGTDLHLPSIHWNFKDSGNVTKEKRLNMNKMRKVSIPAVSGILAAVLAAVIFFWPFADKTKKENNNQKENVLLSAGDISENIDSENRSSNNINGNGDGSIDESSGPEITGSEQKYTVKQQEDSGLKESGNKLADIALKSAWKKKFSRPVTSSPVLCGKNIIFGCRDGFLYSFSQRGDFIWKYNLGAGVGSSPLCSKEGEVFGCDYEGNVVCLNSEDGSLNWENSLGSKIISTPSITGDFLITGTMTGDLHSVNVRSGKKVWRKHLGSAIWSSIVTGDDYIITATVDGHLIKLDLEGNILWTVDPGGEIYSTPICSENDDLVIIGTNNKLISGFSFSEGSLLWQHNAIGKVRSTPATDGKRVIIGTESGMIYSLNMSGKILWMQDIGRVVRSKPVIHKEVVFITGYNTKLSAIDIKTGNIIDTYSTGSAIYSSPLFFNGKIYFGSNNGLFHSIDITEND; from the coding sequence ATGAGGAAAACAGCATTTGTATGTTATGGAAACAGCCCGAGAGACAGGGCTTTTGTATATAACGAGATCCCAAGAAATGAAAAGGGTGAGGAGTTTTTTGTCTTTATACTTCCCGGTAATCCAAGGTGGAGTGCTAAGCTTAGAGAGTTTTTTAGGATAGCTATTTCAACATCCAGAATGGGATCTTCAAGAAGCTATTTTATTAGATTGCTGAGTAATATCAGGGAGAGTTTAACCGCAGAGGCGGATCTCAAAGAAATATTTTCAGGCTCTATAATTCTCTTTCTGATAAAACGCGGAAATGAAATTTATTTTCTTCATAACAGAGAGCTAAACATAGTTTGCGGCGACAGTTCAAATCAATCAGGCGACATTTATCGTCTCACAGCTATAGAAAATCTTACGGAAAATATAAATAAAGGTCAGCCGGACCTTTTTAACAAATCGATCGAGGAGCTATTTTTGTTGAGAAAGGTAAGAGAATTGCCGGAAAAGCACACTCTTATTTTTACTCCTTCGGCTGAGTTCGCGGACAGATACGGAGAACTCTTTCTTGACAGTGTCTTTTTCCCGTCATTTGAAGTGCCGGACTCAGGGGGGATCCGAGTTGGTACGGACTTACATTTACCGTCAATTCACTGGAATTTCAAGGACTCAGGGAATGTAACTAAGGAGAAAAGGTTGAATATGAACAAAATGAGGAAGGTATCGATACCTGCGGTATCCGGTATATTGGCTGCAGTCCTGGCGGCGGTTATTTTCTTCTGGCCCTTTGCCGATAAAACCAAAAAAGAAAATAACAATCAGAAGGAAAATGTTTTATTGTCCGCGGGGGATATTTCAGAAAATATTGATTCTGAAAATCGATCTTCAAATAACATAAATGGAAATGGGGATGGTAGCATTGACGAGTCTTCGGGACCAGAGATAACTGGATCAGAACAGAAATACACTGTAAAACAGCAAGAAGATTCAGGCCTTAAAGAATCTGGAAATAAGCTTGCTGATATTGCACTCAAAAGTGCCTGGAAGAAAAAATTCAGCCGGCCTGTAACCTCTTCTCCCGTTTTATGCGGGAAGAATATAATTTTTGGCTGCAGAGACGGTTTTCTATACAGTTTCTCACAAAGAGGGGATTTTATTTGGAAATATAACCTGGGAGCAGGTGTTGGATCGTCACCACTTTGTTCTAAAGAGGGAGAAGTATTTGGGTGCGATTACGAGGGGAACGTGGTGTGTCTGAATTCGGAAGATGGGAGTCTGAATTGGGAGAATTCTCTCGGCAGTAAAATTATCAGCACTCCCTCGATTACAGGGGATTTTCTTATTACAGGCACTATGACAGGGGATCTTCACTCAGTGAATGTCAGGAGCGGAAAGAAAGTATGGAGGAAACATCTTGGTTCAGCTATATGGTCTTCTATTGTTACCGGAGATGATTACATTATTACAGCAACGGTTGACGGCCATTTAATAAAGCTTGATCTTGAGGGGAATATTCTGTGGACTGTAGATCCCGGGGGTGAAATTTATTCAACACCAATCTGTTCCGAGAATGACGATTTAGTGATTATAGGAACAAATAATAAACTGATTTCAGGTTTCTCTTTTTCCGAAGGTTCTCTGCTTTGGCAACACAACGCTATAGGAAAGGTAAGAAGTACACCCGCGACTGACGGAAAAAGGGTGATAATCGGCACCGAGAGCGGCATGATTTATTCTCTTAATATGAGCGGTAAGATTTTATGGATGCAGGATATTGGGCGAGTTGTAAGGTCAAAACCAGTAATACACAAAGAAGTTGTTTTCATTACCGGATACAATACAAAGTTAAGTGCAATTGATATTAAAACCGGGAATATAATAGATACTTATTCGACCGGATCGGCAATTTATTCTTCACCATTATTTTTCAACGGTAAAATATATTTTGGTTCCAATAACGGATTATTCCATTCAATCGATATTACCGAGAATGACTGA
- a CDS encoding DnaJ domain-containing protein: MTKDYYSILELDPMSTKAEIQKNYFSIAKVIHPDVVGDIPDNHTRLKDVNEAYSVLSDSQKRREYDESIKSGREADSACIEKNKKTAAVAFKKAKEAIRKKAYEQAVVLLDSAIRHDSSVAAYHSWYGYSLAISNSGFLKAREECKKAVQMDSYNPEFTVNLGVVYFYSGLNKQALTHFMDALKRDPENKIAKKYIYKIKQGERRDQKPIDRIINFFKSNRR; encoded by the coding sequence GTGACCAAGGATTATTATTCAATATTAGAGCTTGACCCAATGAGCACAAAAGCTGAAATCCAAAAGAACTATTTTTCAATTGCAAAAGTAATCCATCCCGATGTGGTCGGTGATATCCCTGATAATCACACAAGATTAAAGGATGTAAATGAAGCCTATTCCGTTTTATCGGATAGCCAGAAGCGCCGCGAGTATGATGAATCTATAAAATCTGGAAGGGAAGCAGATTCTGCTTGCATCGAAAAAAACAAGAAAACCGCGGCCGTCGCCTTTAAAAAGGCCAAAGAGGCAATAAGAAAAAAAGCGTATGAACAAGCTGTAGTACTATTGGATTCAGCAATAAGACATGACTCTTCTGTTGCCGCTTATCATAGCTGGTATGGGTACAGTCTCGCGATTTCTAATTCCGGTTTTCTCAAAGCCCGCGAAGAATGCAAAAAAGCGGTCCAGATGGATTCTTATAATCCGGAATTCACTGTCAATCTGGGTGTAGTGTATTTTTATTCCGGTTTGAATAAACAGGCGTTAACTCATTTTATGGATGCTTTGAAACGGGATCCCGAAAACAAAATTGCAAAGAAATATATCTATAAAATAAAACAGGGAGAAAGAAGAGATCAAAAACCAATTGACAGAATAATCAATTTCTTTAAAAGTAACCGCCGATAG
- a CDS encoding tetratricopeptide repeat protein: MQSRKKSIYDETDAAKGIKINNIMIGLVVANNIRQVHDRKVLEMTFIHSFLNLFPRTSLRKAIDCLSKGDYAKACNYFERYISKNDYFYGNSDKHELVRMYISEAYIEYAKALEGKGKYQEAYDLLLKMIKIAPDYSDVYYMCANLNEKLGRTEEAINNIKRALSINPNFFNAKIFHAKLLYLSESGYEKSVAELKDSLSRAPGFYLNKVNKLIREIINGTGKEEVIRQFVSILREKPSSVQVSRQIALENIQRGEYDSAISELKKALSLNPDFADLHNLLGIAYANKGAKDDAIMELKTALKINPQYLKAHLNIALTYFECGFNEESSRHLEKVLQIDPGNELAVNLKKELVGVLN, encoded by the coding sequence TTGCAGAGTAGAAAAAAGAGCATCTATGATGAAACAGATGCGGCTAAGGGAATAAAAATCAATAATATAATGATTGGCCTGGTTGTTGCTAACAATATACGGCAAGTCCATGATAGGAAGGTACTGGAGATGACATTTATTCATAGTTTTTTGAATTTATTCCCAAGGACATCCTTGAGAAAAGCTATAGATTGTCTAAGTAAAGGTGATTACGCTAAGGCGTGTAATTATTTTGAGAGATATATCTCAAAAAATGATTATTTCTACGGGAATAGTGATAAGCATGAACTGGTTAGAATGTATATTAGTGAGGCTTATATAGAATACGCGAAAGCACTTGAGGGAAAAGGGAAATATCAGGAGGCGTATGATTTACTTTTGAAGATGATCAAGATTGCGCCTGATTATTCTGACGTATATTATATGTGCGCGAATTTAAATGAAAAACTAGGCAGAACTGAAGAAGCTATAAATAATATAAAAAGAGCTCTTTCGATTAATCCTAATTTTTTCAACGCGAAGATCTTTCACGCCAAATTACTCTATTTATCTGAAAGTGGATATGAGAAATCAGTTGCCGAACTTAAAGACAGTCTATCCCGCGCGCCGGGATTCTATCTTAATAAGGTTAATAAACTCATCCGCGAAATAATAAACGGCACCGGTAAAGAAGAAGTGATACGACAGTTCGTCTCCATACTCCGCGAAAAACCTTCATCTGTTCAAGTCAGCAGACAAATTGCTCTGGAGAATATTCAGAGAGGTGAATATGATTCCGCTATATCAGAGTTGAAGAAGGCTCTCTCACTGAATCCTGATTTCGCGGATTTGCACAACTTACTGGGGATAGCCTATGCAAATAAAGGGGCAAAAGATGATGCCATAATGGAATTAAAAACTGCGTTGAAAATAAATCCGCAATATTTGAAGGCGCACCTCAACATTGCATTGACATATTTCGAATGCGGATTTAACGAAGAAAGTTCAAGGCATCTGGAAAAGGTGCTTCAGATTGATCCGGGAAATGAGCTTGCCGTCAATCTAAAAAAGGAACTGGTTGGTGTTTTAAATTAA
- a CDS encoding NHL repeat-containing protein encodes MKSRIAVYFLILTVSAYFFVAREKNDRGTLVYPPWYHCLGIHKVSQTHLSIYSAFKEEFINPQGLFCTKLYSRDDSTSTYDDDELTIYGVDEGTGHILYNKGLLSLEISDGSGRNKPGLKNPVDLTGDRHGNLFVTDSGNDRVILYKLHEGKLIPLYYIRKYNGMPLDNPFGVSLDSNHLYVTDRGNNRIAIYEIGDRIKEAESSFSLTPELIGPTAISIASSSDEWLYYDDYFIALVDSFGQRLWKIPDEGEPEVFRYESLPGSGFFSHLDIDYYGNIYVTDSVENKVHKFDRNLRYIIGLGGENDNNKISFDQPRGIAIYKRFGQIFVSQRNGCKYFWIGTDIKNLKVKNISYDKESGNFSVNIFFLLTEYSTFSLYFETEQEDEKYTLFEDYLFPPGIHDKVVKGSLKGKNKINNKITGILAIASPTYSSVDFCRVEKRASMMKQMRLRE; translated from the coding sequence ATGAAAAGCAGAATAGCCGTTTATTTCCTTATTTTAACCGTATCGGCTTATTTCTTTGTCGCAAGAGAGAAAAATGACAGAGGAACATTAGTTTATCCTCCATGGTATCATTGCCTCGGGATTCATAAGGTTAGTCAAACCCATCTTAGTATTTATTCGGCATTTAAAGAAGAATTCATAAACCCACAGGGATTATTCTGCACAAAATTGTACTCTCGGGATGATTCTACTTCTACATACGACGATGACGAACTGACAATTTACGGCGTAGACGAGGGAACTGGACATATCCTGTATAATAAAGGGTTGCTGTCTCTGGAAATATCCGACGGATCGGGAAGAAATAAGCCTGGACTGAAAAACCCCGTGGACCTCACTGGCGACAGGCACGGAAATCTCTTTGTAACAGACAGCGGAAATGATAGAGTTATACTTTATAAATTACATGAAGGAAAACTTATACCCCTCTATTATATCAGAAAATATAATGGTATGCCGCTCGATAATCCTTTTGGGGTTTCCCTCGACAGCAATCACCTCTATGTGACAGATCGGGGTAATAACAGAATAGCGATATATGAAATAGGTGATAGGATTAAGGAGGCTGAAAGCAGTTTTAGTCTAACTCCTGAACTTATTGGTCCTACTGCAATATCGATTGCTTCTTCAAGTGATGAGTGGTTGTATTACGATGATTATTTTATCGCACTTGTTGACAGCTTTGGACAAAGACTATGGAAAATTCCGGATGAAGGCGAGCCGGAAGTATTCAGATATGAATCCCTGCCGGGAAGCGGCTTTTTCAGCCATCTTGATATTGATTATTATGGCAATATCTATGTAACTGACTCTGTCGAGAACAAGGTTCATAAATTTGATCGCAATCTCAGGTATATTATCGGTTTAGGAGGTGAGAACGATAATAATAAGATCTCATTTGATCAACCCCGGGGGATCGCTATTTACAAGAGGTTTGGTCAAATATTCGTATCTCAAAGGAATGGCTGCAAGTATTTCTGGATTGGAACGGATATCAAGAATTTAAAAGTAAAAAATATATCTTACGATAAGGAAAGCGGCAATTTTTCGGTAAATATCTTTTTCCTTCTTACTGAATATTCGACATTTTCGTTATACTTTGAAACCGAACAAGAGGATGAAAAATACACTCTTTTTGAGGATTATCTGTTCCCCCCCGGTATTCATGACAAGGTAGTCAAAGGAAGCTTAAAAGGGAAAAACAAAATTAATAATAAAATAACAGGCATTCTCGCAATTGCCAGTCCAACATATTCTTCCGTGGATTTTTGCAGAGTAGAAAAAAGAGCATCTATGATGAAACAGATGCGGCTAAGGGAATAA
- the guaA gene encoding glutamine-hydrolyzing GMP synthase: protein MENKEWQGSSIVILDFGSQYTQLIGRSIRSKNVFSVILPFNSTLKEIKDENPRGIILSGGPADVGKSDAPELKADIFSLEVPVLGICYGMQLIAKMLGSEVKKSSSGEFGHTIIKADSYNPIFKETPEKQRVWMSHGVKVVSIPEGFISAASSDDCKIAAFSNTSDRIYGLQFHPEVFHTEYGDKIIENFILDICGCNADWTSASFVDMEIERIRQLVGDSRVLCAVSGGVDSSVMSILVDRAIGKQLCPVFVDNGLLRLKEAEEVREMLTDNLSSELVFIDASDEFLSRLKGVVDAEEKRKIIGNCFIDIFDQQSNESGPFEFLAQGTLYPDVIESRSTFGPSDTIKSHHNVGGLPDEMDFKLIEPLSLLFKDEVRNVGAYLGLPENQNNRHPFPGPGLAVRIPGEILPQKLELLRSADHLFIEALREYGLYDKVWQAFSVLLPVKSVGVMGDERTYQQTVVLRAVTSVDGMTADWAKLPYEFLQYVSNKIINNVRGINRVLYDISSKPPATIEWE, encoded by the coding sequence ATGGAAAACAAGGAGTGGCAGGGAAGTTCAATTGTGATCCTTGACTTCGGCTCGCAATATACTCAGCTCATTGGGAGAAGTATAAGGAGTAAGAATGTTTTTTCAGTTATACTGCCTTTCAATTCAACGCTGAAAGAGATCAAAGACGAGAACCCGCGCGGAATAATTTTGTCAGGGGGGCCGGCGGATGTCGGCAAGAGTGACGCGCCGGAGCTAAAAGCTGATATTTTTTCTCTCGAAGTTCCAGTGCTCGGCATTTGCTATGGGATGCAGCTTATCGCAAAGATGCTGGGCTCTGAAGTAAAGAAATCCTCAAGCGGAGAATTCGGTCATACAATCATTAAAGCTGATAGTTATAACCCAATCTTTAAGGAAACACCGGAAAAACAGAGAGTCTGGATGAGTCATGGTGTAAAAGTTGTAAGTATACCTGAAGGTTTTATATCGGCGGCTTCCTCTGATGACTGTAAAATAGCCGCTTTTAGTAATACTTCAGACAGAATTTACGGTCTTCAATTTCACCCTGAAGTCTTTCACACGGAATACGGGGATAAGATCATAGAAAATTTTATTTTAGATATATGTGGATGTAATGCCGACTGGACTTCAGCATCATTTGTTGATATGGAGATTGAAAGGATCAGACAATTAGTTGGCGATTCGAGAGTTCTCTGCGCGGTAAGCGGGGGGGTGGACAGTTCGGTCATGTCAATTCTGGTAGACCGTGCTATAGGGAAACAATTATGCCCTGTATTCGTTGATAACGGTCTTCTAAGACTCAAAGAAGCTGAAGAAGTCAGAGAAATGCTTACAGATAACCTTTCGTCTGAGCTGGTATTTATTGACGCTTCTGATGAATTTCTTTCAAGATTGAAGGGTGTAGTTGATGCCGAGGAAAAGAGAAAGATAATAGGGAATTGTTTTATTGATATTTTTGATCAACAAAGTAATGAATCCGGACCCTTTGAGTTTCTCGCTCAGGGTACACTTTATCCGGATGTAATTGAAAGCCGATCTACGTTTGGTCCATCTGATACAATTAAATCACATCACAATGTCGGCGGACTTCCGGATGAAATGGATTTCAAATTGATTGAACCGCTCTCTCTGCTTTTCAAGGATGAGGTTCGAAATGTCGGAGCTTATCTTGGACTTCCTGAGAACCAGAACAACAGGCATCCCTTTCCAGGCCCGGGTCTGGCAGTAAGAATTCCGGGGGAGATCTTGCCGCAAAAGCTTGAGCTTCTCAGGAGCGCGGACCATCTCTTTATTGAAGCATTGAGGGAATATGGACTCTATGATAAAGTTTGGCAGGCATTTTCAGTACTTTTACCTGTAAAAAGTGTCGGAGTAATGGGGGATGAAAGAACATATCAACAAACTGTCGTTTTAAGAGCCGTAACGAGTGTTGACGGAATGACCGCGGATTGGGCGAAATTGCCATATGAATTTCTCCAATATGTCTCCAACAAAATTATTAATAATGTCAGAGGCATAAACAGAGTTCTTTATGATATAAGCTCAAAACCACCCGCGACAATAGAATGGGAATAG